A stretch of the Muntiacus reevesi chromosome 8, mMunRee1.1, whole genome shotgun sequence genome encodes the following:
- the MYLK gene encoding myosin light chain kinase, smooth muscle isoform X4, producing the protein MGVEAQYEKGFCLMLTLFSHINAHIGSRPHSILRTSSDTLIVLSRARLGSLLWRSSALGKPSSPGQLLLPGWAFLPELLSWNQGHRLSPTPVSIFQKTGNAVRAIGRLSSMAMISGLSGRKSSTGSPTSPLNAEKLESEDVSQAFLEAVAEEKPHVKPYFSKTIRDLEVVEGSAARFDCKIEGYPDPEVVWFKDDQSIRESRHFQIDYDEDGNCSLIISDVCGDDDAKYTCKAVNSLGEATCTAELIVETMEEGEGEGGEEEEEE; encoded by the exons ATGGGAGTTGAAGCACAGTATGAAAAGGGTTTTTGTCTCATGTTGACCTTGTTTAGTCACATTAACGCACACATCGGTTCCAGGCCCCATTCCATTCTCCGAACATCTTCTGACACGCTGATAGTGCTGAGCAGAGCAAGGTTGGGCTCACTCCTCTGGCGGAGCTCAGCACTCGGGAAGCCCTCATCTCCGGGACAACTGCTTCTCCCAGGCTGGGCTTTTCTCCCTGAGCTGCTCAGCTGGAACCAGGGACACCGCCTGAGCCCAACACCAGTGTCTATTTTCCAGAAAACGGGCAATGCTGTGAGAGCCATCGGAAGACTGTCCTCTATGGCAATGATCTCAGGGCTCAGTGGCAGGAAATCCTCAACAGGGTCACCAACCAGCCCGCTCAATGCAGAAAAACTAGAATCTGAAG ATGTCTCCCAAGCTTTCCTGGAGGCTGTTGCTGAGGAGAAGCCCCATGTAAAACCCTACTTTTCTAAGACCATTCGTGATTTAGAAGTTGTGGAGGGAAGTGCTGCTAGATTTGACTGCAAGATTGAAG GATACCCGGACCCTGAAGTCGTCTGGTTCAAAGATGACCAATCAATCCGGGAGTCCCGCCACTTCCAGATAGACTACGACGAGGATGGGAACTGCTCTTTAATCATTAGTGATGTTTGCGGGGATGATGATGCCAAGTACACCTGCAAGGCTGTCAACAGTCTTGGAGAAGCCACCTGCACAGCAGAGCTCATTGTGGAAAccatggaggaaggagaaggagaagggggagaggaggaggaggaagagtga